The genomic window ACGGTCGTCGCCCCATTGATCGCCTGGAGTACCTCCAGTCCGCGGTAGTACCGACCCGTCAGTTCCTGGACGCGATCCTCGATTGGCGTGGTCACTCCGTACTGCTCCTCGAGATCGACCAGAGCCTCGTTCGCGAAGGTGACGAACGCCGTACGCGTCGCTCTCGGCGACGACGAGATCGATGTCCTTCGTCGCGCTCTTGAGGTCGCGCAGCGACATCGCGCCGCCACCGATCAGGTAGACCGCGAGTGAATCCGATACTCCGTCTGCGATCTGCTGGAACTCGTTCTCGATGTATTCTCGCCCGAACGTTGGCCTCATGGGTCGAGTGGCACCTCGTAGTCTGCCGCCAGCTCCTGGAATTCGGACCACTCGGGGAGGCGGTCGTCCTCGACCTCACCTCGCGACTCGAGATATTGAAGCAGCGTATCGATTTCGTCTTCGAGGTCGTATTTCGCCGCACGTTCCCGAAGGTCGCTCTCGTCGACGTCGACGTGGCTGAGCAGCAGGAGACAGTACGAGCGGTGGCGGGTGTCGTCGTCGATCAGCAACGTGTGACAGCAGAGTTCTGCCGGCGGGACCGTCTCCACGTCCTCGGAGTAGAGGTAATAGCGGTGACGGGTCAGCAGAAACTGGAGATCGAACGCCGCGAACCGGGCGAGGCCGGTTTCGTGGAAGTGCTCCGCCTCGATTTCCGTCTCGGTCTGGGCGAGAAATTCGTCGTAGTCCTCCCAGAGAATCGTCCCGCTCGGGGCGACTGATTCGAGACGCTGTCGGTGGTGATGGTGGATGAGTTCGCGCGCGAAGTCGTGCAGTCGGTCGAAGTCGCCGTTGAAGTCGTAGCGCCCGTCGTCTGTGCCGACGAGGCCACGGTCGCGGAGCCGTTTGAGGACTCGATTGACGGTGTTGCGGTAGTTGTCGCTCCGTTCGGCAATCTCCGAGACGGTTCGCGGCTGGTTGAGGTAGTACAGCACCTCGAGGGCCTTGCCGGTCAACAGCTCCGGGAAGTCGACGTGGGAGTGCTGGCGGACGAGGTCCCGGTAGATCTCG from Halomicrobium salinisoli includes these protein-coding regions:
- a CDS encoding MarR family transcriptional regulator, whose protein sequence is MLRRIELEVLATVERGDTIAELAAKLDHSESYLSRTVAELVEKELVYTERDGRRKRVLPSAARAVEIYRDLVRQHSHVDFPELLTGKALEVLYYLNQPRTVSEIAERSDNYRNTVNRVLKRLRDRGLVGTDDGRYDFNGDFDRLHDFARELIHHHHRQRLESVAPSGTILWEDYDEFLAQTETEIEAEHFHETGLARFAAFDLQFLLTRHRYYLYSEDVETVPPAELCCHTLLIDDDTRHRSYCLLLLSHVDVDESDLRERAAKYDLEDEIDTLLQYLESRGEVEDDRLPEWSEFQELAADYEVPLDP